One Anopheles marshallii chromosome 3, idAnoMarsDA_429_01, whole genome shotgun sequence genomic region harbors:
- the LOC128716278 gene encoding cytochrome b5-related protein-like has product MASNYITTISRKYPSFRDDPLKTVHRWLEGKRQDDGAEGLWRIHDTLYDFTDFIERHPGGPEWLRLTKGTDITEAFETHHITVRADGLLPKYKVREATQPRAVRLTFRDDGFYRTLKRRVRDKLKDIDYGPAERSKLIIDSMLAAMFGLAFLAIRLNSYAVAMASGLFVCWTMISAHNFFHQRDNWRMMTFNLAFSSYREWRVSHAMSHHNFPNSILDLEISYFEPFLCWLPNPSIKNSVKSYASWVYGPMVYSLLFYGEFIKRVQETFQTGKNTFFLDDLVTLILPTFMYVAGATSLWEVVKMWLFIVLVASFLFGLIGLNAAHHHPKAVHDGDQIPADIDFAVYQMAAVIDRSDTKGSQFMVLTSFGDHCLHHLFPTLDHGILPQLYPVFFETCREFETVYRELPWLQQIIGQHKQLARVETMTYEPSKKFA; this is encoded by the exons ATGGCGAGCAATTACATAACAACCATATCAAGAAAATATCCCTCCTTCCGAGATGATCCCTTAAAAACGGTTCATCGATGGTTGGAGGGCAAGCGGCAGGACGATGGTGCCGAGGGTCTGTGGCGCATTCACGACACCCTGTACGACTTTACGGACTTTATCGAGCGTCATCCCGGTGGCCCTGAATGGTTGCGCCTGACAAAGGGGACGGACATTACGGAGGCGTTCGAAACGCACCACATTACAGTGCGCGCAGATGGTCTGCTGCCGAAGTACAAAGTGCGCGAGGCCACCCAGCCGAGAGCAGTCCGTTTAACGTTCCGTGACGATGGGTTTTACCGGACACTGAAACGTCGTGTTCGCGACAAGCTGAAGGATATCGATTACGGGCCAGCGGAACGATCGAAACTGATCATCGATTCGATGCTGGCGGCAATGTTCGGGCTGGCGTTTCTCGCCATTCGCCTGAACAGCTACGCGGTCGCGATGGCGTCGGGACTATTCGTTTGCTGGACAATGATTAGCGCGCATAATTTCTTCCACCAGCGGGACAATTGGCGTATGATGACGTTTAATTTGGCCTTTTCGAGCTATCG TGAATGGCGTGTGTCACACGCGATGTCTCATCATAATTTCCCCAACTCGATACTAGACCTGGAGATATCTTACTTTGAGCCTTTCCTCTGCTGGTTACCGAACCCATCGATTAAGAACTCGGTAAAAAGCTACGCATCCTGGGTGTACGGACCGATGGTGTATTCGCTGCTGTTCTATGGCGAATTTATAAAACGCGTGCAGGAGACGTTCCAAACGGGAAAGAACACATTCTTCCTAGACGATCTCGTAACGCTGATACTTCCGACGTTTATGTATGTGGCCGGAGCTACCAGCCTGTGGGAAGTGGTAAAGATGTGGCTGTTTATCGTGTTGGTGGCAAGCTTCCTGTTTGGTTTGATCGGACTGAATGCGGCTCATCATCACCCGAAGGCGGTACACGACGGAGATCAAATACC GGCTGACATCGATTTTGCCGTCTATCAAATGGCCGCGGTTATAGATCGATCAGACACGAAAGGATCGCAGTTCATGGTGCTGACAAGCTTCGGTGATCACTGTCTGCATCATCTCTTCCCAACGCTAGATCACGGAATACTTCCACAGCTGTATCCAGTGTTCTTCGAAACGTGCCGCGAGTTTGAAACCGTCTATCGGGAACTGCCTTGGCTGCAGCAGATCATCGGTCAGCATAAGCAGCTTGCTCGTGTAGAAACGATGACTTACGAACCGTCGAAGAAGTTTGCTTAA